One Buteo buteo chromosome 4, bButBut1.hap1.1, whole genome shotgun sequence DNA segment encodes these proteins:
- the PRLHR gene encoding prolactin-releasing peptide receptor, which produces MMNSDNLTSQSFLSAIHSNASNLFSGLQFVQTFKPLIIPCYSLVVFIGVIGNYLLIYVICKTKKMHNVTNFLVGNLAFSDMLMCATCVPLTLAYAFEPRGWVYGRFMCYFVFLMQPVTVFVSVFTLTVIAVDRYYAMVYPFRRRLTIPICAYILAAIWLLSCTLAAPALVHTYHAEFPELDFSICEEFWFHMKRDRLAYAYSTLIITYVLPLAVISLSYLRISVKLKNRVVPGNVTQGQAEWDRARRRKTFRLLVLVVAAFGVCWLPLHIFNMIKDIDISLIDKQYFNFIQLLCHWFAMMSACTNAFLYAWLHDSFRGELKKMFAWRKKKIGPTTNCIMASVVL; this is translated from the coding sequence ATGATGAATTCGGACAATTTAACCTCCCAAAGCTTCCTCTCTGCAATTCACAGCAATGCGAGCAATTTATTCTCAGGGCTCCAGTTTGTTCAGACCTTCAAGCCACTCATCATCCCCTGCTACTCACTAGTGGTTTTTATTGGTGTCATTGGGAATTACCTTCTCATTTATGTTATctgtaagacaaaaaaaatgcacaatgtCACCAACTTTCTGGTAGGCAATCTGGCTTTCTCAGATATGCTCATGTGTGCAACCTGTGTTCCCCTGACACTCGCCTATGCCTTCGAGCCCAGAGGATGGGTGTACGGGCGTTTCATGTGCtactttgttttcctgatgCAACCCGTCACTGTCTTTGTGTCCGTCTTTACCTTGACCGTGATAGCTGTGGATAGGTATTATGCCATGGTGTACCCATTCCGCAGGAGGCTCACCATCCCTATTTGTGCTTATATCCTGGCTGCTATTTGGCTGCTGAGCTGTACCTTGGCTGCCCCAGCCTTGGTCCACACTTACCACGCAGAGTTcccagaactggacttctccATTTGCGAGGAGTTTTGGTTCCACATGAAAAGAGATCGCTTAGCTTATGCCTACAGCACTCTCATCATCACCTACGTGCTGCCTTTGGCTGTCATCTCCCTGTCCTACCTGAGAATCTCGGTCAAGCTGAAAAACCGTGTGGTCCCAGGCAACGTCACCCAGGGCCAAGCTGAGTGGGACCgagcaaggaggagaaagacTTTTCGCTTGTTAGTCTTAGTGGTGGCAGCCTTTGGAGTCTGTTGGCTGCCTCTGCACATCTTCAACATGATAAAGGACATAGACATCAGCTTGATTGACAAGCAGTACTTCAACTTCATCCAGCTGCTCTGCCACTGGTTTGCCATGATGTCTGCTTGTACCAATGCCTTCCTCTACGCCTGGCTCCATGACAGCTTCAGGGGGgagctgaagaaaatgtttgcttggagaaagaaaaaaattggacCCACTACAAACTGCATTATGGCCAGTGTGGTGCTGTAA